In Thermoproteota archaeon, one DNA window encodes the following:
- a CDS encoding peptidase S8, which yields MPQVAIFLIALLLFSTFSAQGFLGGDLPLSNNVNSQSPLIVKSGIVEVSPQIHDTTPKVKRYLVFGNEHSDVNQYSSNQIYSINSDTGFFFVGLFSDDMIPKLQTRGYHVIEDFQVDFHSNSIQDGSKVASIVNSESVHEKYGYTGKGVNIAIVDTGVDFSNPDVSHSLARDKNNYPIMLDADGQGIILTNATFVANINDDRIIRNYSKTLPDFATSSVYKTRDGVFLDVKQGGKGTVIQIYNSFFPHQGPAPVFNGTLNDDMKIGKNSREFIDSKSGIYHLGVMYQGALEGPLTRLQVVPVLVVDANKAGVYDTIIPDLSTSWEDYVRFELPRGQKPNYDFDFTDEKPITLGSGNEILRYDFDKDGKFDYSAGTVGASVVDVYGAVTDTKSQLDKTLKAINGTVLPPMDPNGQFFGVMTDFMGHGTSSAASITSKGIEQYDIYNNTKKFSIKGIAPDAKIIPVKALWFGDSVYAWLWAAGFDNKNSKWEFQGNPRADIISNSWGVSNFPLMQYAPGMDLLSQILNTLTVPKSLDENYPGVLMVSSAGNSGHGYGTIGLPNAAPFGLAVGATTNNVFVGYGPFKDQPRFGNTTDHASHIVDFSSRGPGLIGDPKPDIMSIGAHGFTPSAVTKLKKDSKQEAFSLYGGTSMAAPLVSGSAAVVIEGLNDNSHNADSFRIKNILMSTATDLQNDPFTQGSGLVNVGNAIEFVKGKDGKFIVYNDATYTNVKKILDRPLSLVNSTSFGLEKFEVPSKILPTSNWFGGQLLQGERSSAKFTIENPTNSTLKIQITPKYFELIKTDKFSGETIPHTQDPTLQKPNTFSPNYIQLTDVKQYNNLASYYSEKTPIPEDASLLVLNANFNFKQFMNFTDDIYANDLRITSLYLYDWSDNNNDTKVSSDELSMVNRAGSWGTVQEMRVSDPSSKFTDVPLVGVYPVPTRYSYWLGDTRQNSTSMEYDLSANYYKKNFWSAIWLDNNFIEVLPESKSHVFATIFVPNEYQTGTYQGFLEFSSNSHTVNIPVSFAVIQKIPEKDSLVLINGKETDDVLYGSGYTKGAFDMVNRYMAGDWRQFYFDINDAEINTAAIEISWENPDTNLSVFAVDPKGRIVQSNVPSGVFGHFMSWASNDWLGPSPFSQGGGFFPVKNKDDTSTVLYVPINQTGTYSLMTHTTLFGGNSTTEPITIAAKFTNISPNQ from the coding sequence ATGCCACAAGTGGCAATTTTTTTAATTGCATTATTGTTATTTTCAACTTTTTCAGCTCAAGGATTTTTGGGAGGTGATCTACCTTTATCGAATAATGTTAATTCCCAAAGTCCATTAATTGTGAAATCAGGAATTGTTGAAGTATCACCACAAATTCATGATACTACCCCAAAAGTAAAACGATATCTTGTTTTTGGGAATGAACATTCAGATGTAAACCAATATTCATCTAATCAAATTTACTCCATAAACTCTGATACAGGATTTTTCTTTGTTGGTTTATTTTCTGATGATATGATACCAAAATTACAAACAAGAGGGTATCATGTCATAGAAGATTTTCAAGTAGATTTTCATTCTAATTCAATTCAAGATGGATCAAAAGTAGCATCCATAGTTAATTCTGAATCGGTTCATGAAAAATACGGGTACACAGGGAAAGGAGTCAACATTGCTATTGTTGATACTGGTGTGGACTTTTCAAATCCTGATGTTTCACATTCACTTGCTAGGGATAAAAATAACTATCCAATCATGCTAGATGCAGATGGTCAAGGAATCATACTTACAAATGCAACATTTGTTGCAAACATTAATGATGATAGAATAATTAGAAATTATTCAAAAACATTACCTGATTTTGCAACTTCATCAGTGTACAAGACTCGTGATGGGGTATTTCTTGATGTAAAGCAAGGTGGCAAAGGAACTGTAATCCAAATTTACAATTCATTTTTCCCACATCAAGGACCTGCTCCTGTCTTTAATGGCACATTAAATGACGACATGAAGATTGGTAAAAATAGTAGGGAATTTATCGATTCAAAGAGTGGAATTTATCATCTTGGAGTAATGTATCAGGGTGCACTGGAAGGACCACTCACTAGATTACAAGTTGTACCGGTGTTAGTTGTTGATGCAAATAAAGCTGGAGTATATGATACAATAATTCCCGACTTGTCAACATCATGGGAAGATTATGTTAGATTTGAATTACCTAGAGGACAAAAACCAAATTATGATTTTGATTTTACAGATGAAAAACCGATTACACTTGGAAGTGGTAATGAAATTTTAAGATATGATTTTGATAAAGATGGAAAATTTGATTACAGTGCCGGAACAGTTGGTGCAAGTGTAGTCGATGTCTATGGTGCTGTAACTGATACAAAATCACAGCTTGATAAAACACTAAAAGCAATTAATGGAACAGTTCTTCCTCCGATGGATCCTAATGGACAATTTTTTGGTGTTATGACTGATTTTATGGGACACGGAACATCTAGTGCCGCATCAATTACTTCTAAAGGAATTGAACAATATGATATTTACAATAATACAAAGAAATTTTCAATAAAGGGAATCGCACCTGATGCAAAAATCATACCTGTAAAGGCATTATGGTTTGGTGACAGTGTTTATGCTTGGTTATGGGCAGCAGGATTTGATAATAAAAACAGCAAGTGGGAATTTCAGGGGAATCCTAGAGCCGATATAATCTCAAACAGCTGGGGAGTTTCAAATTTTCCATTAATGCAGTATGCGCCTGGAATGGATTTGCTTTCACAAATACTCAATACATTAACAGTACCAAAATCATTAGACGAAAATTATCCTGGTGTATTGATGGTATCGAGTGCTGGTAACTCTGGTCATGGATATGGAACAATTGGATTACCAAATGCAGCACCATTTGGTCTTGCAGTTGGAGCAACAACAAATAATGTATTTGTTGGATATGGTCCCTTCAAAGATCAACCGCGATTTGGAAATACAACCGATCATGCAAGTCATATTGTTGATTTTTCCAGCAGAGGTCCTGGACTAATTGGTGATCCAAAACCTGATATCATGAGTATTGGAGCTCATGGGTTTACTCCATCTGCAGTAACAAAACTCAAAAAAGACTCCAAGCAGGAGGCATTCTCACTGTATGGTGGAACCAGTATGGCGGCACCTCTGGTTTCTGGGAGTGCAGCTGTAGTAATTGAAGGACTAAACGATAATTCTCATAACGCTGATTCATTTAGAATAAAAAACATCTTAATGTCAACTGCCACTGATCTACAAAATGATCCCTTTACACAAGGTTCTGGACTAGTTAATGTAGGCAACGCAATCGAATTTGTAAAAGGTAAAGATGGAAAATTTATTGTCTATAATGATGCAACCTATACAAACGTTAAAAAAATTCTAGATAGGCCTCTATCACTAGTCAACTCTACCTCATTTGGTTTAGAAAAGTTTGAAGTACCTTCAAAGATATTGCCAACCTCTAATTGGTTTGGCGGTCAATTATTACAAGGAGAAAGAAGTTCTGCAAAATTTACAATTGAGAATCCAACTAATTCAACCTTGAAGATCCAAATCACACCAAAATATTTTGAGTTAATAAAGACAGATAAATTCAGCGGCGAAACTATACCACATACACAAGATCCAACTTTACAAAAACCAAATACATTTTCACCAAATTATATCCAATTAACAGATGTTAAGCAATACAATAATTTAGCATCATATTATTCTGAAAAGACACCTATTCCAGAAGATGCATCATTATTAGTTCTTAATGCAAATTTTAATTTTAAACAATTCATGAATTTCACTGATGATATTTATGCAAATGATCTACGAATAACATCCCTTTATCTTTATGATTGGTCTGATAACAACAATGATACCAAAGTTTCAAGTGATGAACTATCCATGGTTAATAGAGCAGGTTCATGGGGAACTGTTCAGGAGATGCGTGTATCAGATCCTTCTTCAAAATTTACTGACGTACCATTAGTTGGGGTGTATCCTGTACCTACACGATATTCATACTGGTTAGGTGATACACGACAAAATTCTACATCCATGGAATATGATCTTTCTGCAAATTATTACAAGAAAAATTTTTGGAGTGCAATATGGCTTGATAACAATTTCATTGAAGTTCTACCAGAAAGCAAGTCACATGTTTTTGCAACAATCTTTGTACCAAATGAGTATCAAACAGGAACGTATCAAGGATTTTTAGAATTTTCAAGTAATTCTCATACAGTAAACATTCCAGTCTCGTTTGCAGTAATACAAAAAATTCCTGAAAAAGATTCACTTGTGTTAATTAATGGAAAAGAAACAGATGATGTATTGTATGGATCTGGCTATACCAAGGGTGCATTTGACATGGTAAACCGATACATGGCAGGTGATTGGCGACAATTTTATTTTGACATTAATGATGCAGAAATCAATACTGCCGCAATAGAAATATCTTGGGAAAATCCAGATACGAACCTTTCAGTATTTGCTGTAGATCCAAAAGGTCGAATAGTTCAAAGCAATGTTCCATCTGGAGTATTTGGTCATTTCATGAGCTGGGCCTCAAATGACTGGCTCGGTCCTTCTCCGTTTAGTCAAGGTGGAGGCTTCTTCCCAGTAAAAAACAAAGATGATACCTCAACTGTTTTGTATGTACCAATCAATCAAACTGGAACATACAGTCTAATGACTCACACTACACTATTTGGTGGTAATTCTACAACAGAACCAATTACAATAGCTGCAAAATTTACCAACATCTCTCCAAACCAATAA
- a CDS encoding (2Fe-2S)-binding protein has product MSEQGRQKSGGLSRRDFLKLMGAAGTGLAFAPFVPWGNFMPNPSSATLEKVPVELPDGTQANVKTFPINHAEVITYPKTGDRVLDEEAFRKWQFIRLPKELGGEKQEATSFRAFSMVCLHLWCLWKYWPDEGRRRGECPCHGSMYSPTTGTAFAGPASLQAPPSNTLPQLTFEADADGFLWIQPPTWGVNENGVIGYGRFVK; this is encoded by the coding sequence ATGTCAGAGCAGGGGCGCCAAAAGAGCGGTGGTTTATCTAGACGAGATTTTCTAAAATTAATGGGTGCTGCCGGAACAGGACTTGCATTTGCTCCTTTTGTTCCATGGGGAAATTTTATGCCAAACCCATCATCTGCCACTTTAGAAAAAGTTCCAGTTGAATTACCAGATGGAACACAAGCTAACGTCAAAACTTTTCCGATTAATCATGCTGAAGTAATCACTTATCCAAAAACTGGTGACCGAGTATTAGACGAAGAAGCATTTAGAAAATGGCAATTTATTAGATTACCAAAAGAACTAGGTGGAGAAAAACAAGAAGCTACATCATTTAGAGCTTTTAGCATGGTGTGTCTTCATCTCTGGTGTTTGTGGAAGTATTGGCCCGATGAGGGTAGAAGACGAGGTGAATGTCCATGTCATGGAAGTATGTATAGTCCTACCACAGGAACTGCTTTTGCTGGACCTGCATCATTACAAGCACCACCATCAAACACATTGCCGCAATTAACTTTTGAAGCTGATGCCGATGGATTCTTGTGGATTCAACCACCTACATGGGGAGTAAATGAAAATGGAGTAATAGGATATGGCCGTTTCGTTAAATAG
- a CDS encoding cytochrome bc complex cytochrome b subunit, whose protein sequence is MAVSLNRHTGAVAFFYWIWDGLDRTIFTAIKFSFPARFVSPFGFLGMLTFIVFVILGISGALLMFYYQPILDRAWDSVKFINDEVPFGFHIRNIHYHGSNAMVLLAILHMYYQYFSGRYKIRNEILWVTGVILGTVTILEAFTGYDIIFSERAELAISIAASLTNSIPVAGPVIRDTMFGAGFSDFVLRFYAQHVFLLPLVMLGLMAVHFPRFLVFDVPMVMAISGAILITGGVFPIDMGFKFEPTVPPGITVPEWYLTGLYAFLRTQYDKFVTGVLWPGLFILSLLLIPFLDRYKKFSWKDRPIITAFGITGIAQIMVTTYWGFYIPADTTLPLVQRLVIDPIYLYLVMILLVPMGFGFSYMMIHLAKEAERKAKIAKEQGPKKIASINLSQKWINWVIIGLIAFQVFLNITAYNAAISGMNNLSLFFVGLILIVFAAFFHVYRYGLNEAKKAPPAPPSIMTEERPKAITEESQPETPKLPEGSPSLDDKKEPPKAEVATPQVKADVGINNEKDTTLGTSDLKKF, encoded by the coding sequence ATGGCCGTTTCGTTAAATAGACATACGGGAGCAGTTGCTTTCTTTTACTGGATATGGGATGGATTAGATAGAACCATCTTTACTGCAATCAAGTTTTCATTCCCTGCAAGATTTGTAAGTCCATTTGGATTTTTGGGAATGTTAACATTCATCGTTTTTGTTATTCTTGGAATTTCTGGCGCTCTGTTGATGTTTTACTATCAACCAATACTAGATAGAGCATGGGATAGTGTGAAATTTATCAATGATGAAGTTCCATTTGGTTTTCATATTAGAAACATTCACTATCATGGTTCCAATGCAATGGTTCTCTTGGCAATACTGCACATGTATTACCAATACTTTAGCGGTAGATACAAAATTAGAAATGAAATTCTTTGGGTTACTGGTGTCATACTAGGTACTGTTACTATTCTTGAAGCATTCACAGGATATGATATAATATTTAGTGAAAGAGCTGAACTTGCGATTAGTATTGCTGCATCACTGACAAACTCTATACCTGTAGCAGGGCCCGTCATACGGGATACCATGTTCGGTGCAGGATTCTCGGACTTTGTTTTACGATTCTATGCACAACATGTGTTCTTGTTGCCTTTGGTAATGTTAGGATTGATGGCAGTCCACTTCCCACGATTCCTAGTATTTGATGTACCTATGGTTATGGCAATTTCTGGAGCTATTCTGATCACTGGAGGTGTGTTCCCAATTGATATGGGATTCAAGTTTGAACCCACGGTGCCGCCTGGCATCACAGTACCCGAATGGTATTTGACTGGCTTGTATGCATTCCTTAGAACTCAATATGACAAGTTTGTCACTGGTGTTCTTTGGCCTGGCCTGTTCATTCTATCGTTGTTACTGATTCCCTTCCTTGATAGATACAAGAAATTCTCATGGAAAGACAGACCGATAATCACAGCATTTGGTATTACTGGAATTGCTCAAATCATGGTTACGACTTATTGGGGATTCTATATTCCTGCAGATACCACGTTACCTCTAGTCCAAAGACTAGTAATTGATCCAATATACCTCTATTTGGTCATGATTCTGCTGGTTCCAATGGGCTTTGGATTTAGCTACATGATGATTCACTTGGCAAAAGAAGCTGAAAGAAAAGCAAAGATTGCAAAAGAACAAGGACCAAAGAAGATCGCATCAATTAATTTATCTCAAAAGTGGATTAACTGGGTAATTATTGGATTAATCGCATTCCAAGTTTTCCTAAACATTACAGCGTATAATGCGGCTATTTCGGGAATGAATAATCTGTCATTATTCTTTGTTGGATTAATTCTGATAGTCTTTGCAGCATTCTTCCATGTCTATCGTTATGGACTAAACGAGGCAAAGAAGGCACCACCTGCACCTCCAAGCATTATGACAGAAGAGCGACCAAAGGCAATTACTGAAGAGTCACAACCAGAGACTCCAAAATTACCTGAAGGCTCTCCTAGTCTAGATGACAAAAAAGAACCGCCAAAAGCTGAAGTTGCAACACCCCAAGTAAAAGCAGACGTTGGTATAAACAACGAAAAAGACACTACTCTTGGAACTTCTGATCTAAAGAAATTCTAG
- a CDS encoding copper-binding protein has product MFYLPESLAKPSVDEHILHPVKKTIIDMIPGSASADQQDNFVPKLVNIQLGIDNHIVWKNLDDVPHTVTPDHRMADSYSGDFGSPGVIKAGEEYEFLFTEPHVVEYHCTPHPWMTGKLEITKQRF; this is encoded by the coding sequence ATGTTTTATTTGCCAGAATCCCTTGCAAAACCTTCAGTTGATGAACATATCCTACACCCAGTAAAAAAGACAATTATTGATATGATACCTGGCTCTGCAAGTGCTGATCAACAAGATAATTTTGTTCCAAAACTTGTCAATATTCAGCTAGGAATAGATAATCATATAGTTTGGAAAAATCTAGATGATGTTCCACATACTGTAACCCCTGATCATCGTATGGCTGATTCTTACAGTGGAGACTTTGGATCTCCAGGTGTAATCAAAGCTGGTGAAGAATATGAGTTCTTATTTACTGAACCTCATGTAGTTGAGTACCACTGTACACCACATCCTTGGATGACTGGAAAACTAGAGATTACTAAACAAAGATTCTAA
- a CDS encoding DNA repair protein, with protein MTSKNIINLDSTINSGQVFLWKKEGGFWYGIDGDKVLCIDSTDLKMKSSGGKVDYFRESDDIGKILKSLKKDEVVKTAISQNQGLRLLRQDPFQCYISFIVSSNSNIQNIKSTLNKLCKKFGERIEFDKKEFFLFPTSASLAEASKVELLECGLGYRADFVKKAAKEADNGIMDLGLLKKMSYVDAKNELLRIFGIGNKVADCIMLFSLEKLEAFPLDTWMLKILRKYYTDLFPIEGKSITEKKYNLLHEKVVSHFGPYAGYSQQFLFKMERDAFHKKWL; from the coding sequence ATGACATCAAAGAATATCATAAATCTAGATTCAACGATAAATAGCGGTCAGGTGTTTCTTTGGAAAAAGGAGGGCGGTTTTTGGTATGGAATTGATGGGGATAAGGTACTCTGTATAGATTCTACTGATTTGAAAATGAAAAGCTCGGGAGGAAAGGTGGATTACTTTAGGGAATCTGATGATATTGGAAAAATTCTAAAAAGCCTCAAAAAAGACGAAGTAGTAAAAACAGCAATCTCTCAAAATCAGGGCCTCAGGTTGCTTCGTCAGGACCCATTTCAATGCTATATCTCGTTTATTGTTTCATCAAATTCCAATATTCAAAACATCAAATCAACGTTAAACAAATTATGTAAAAAATTTGGAGAGAGGATAGAGTTTGATAAAAAAGAATTTTTCTTATTTCCTACTTCTGCCAGTCTTGCAGAAGCATCAAAGGTAGAGTTGTTAGAATGTGGTTTGGGGTATAGGGCAGATTTTGTAAAAAAAGCAGCAAAAGAAGCAGATAATGGAATTATGGATTTGGGATTACTAAAAAAAATGAGTTATGTTGATGCAAAGAATGAATTACTAAGAATTTTTGGCATAGGAAATAAAGTTGCAGATTGCATAATGTTATTTTCATTAGAAAAACTAGAGGCGTTTCCATTAGATACTTGGATGCTAAAAATATTGAGAAAGTATTACACAGATCTTTTTCCTATAGAAGGAAAATCAATTACGGAAAAAAAATACAATTTATTACATGAAAAAGTTGTATCACATTTTGGTCCATATGCAGGATATTCTCAACAATTTCTTTTCAAAATGGAAAGAGATGCTTTTCATAAAAAATGGTTGTAA
- a CDS encoding MBL fold metallo-hydrolase, with protein MKVRVLGAAQEVGRSGFLVDCNGTNLLLDYGVLFGKRGTPPQYPLHVKPKDVDSIIITHAHLDHSGYVPSMFVSGNSRVYATPPTIELSRLLIEDMLKIEKNTHPFDIPEVNNMIKNTKEIGYKERINRGAASFEFRESGHVIGGATVLLESEKKKLFYTGDINVKGSRMLRKADLDVGEIDLLITESTYSQTDQMPRQESEAGLIEFANEVMDRKGTLFIPSFSVERSQEIACVLKNSNFKHKIIMDGMALKVNEIMFRYPEYLRDPKVFSDAINQSVSIHDHEQRKRALEEPCVVISPAGMLVGGNAVYYLQHLAFDNKNGIALVSYQGEGTPGRKLLETGKVSTRGKDLKVEAQVKQFEFSGHSDRSELFEMLKQIKGNPKVLTVHGDNQSCIKFAEEIHEKFGFEAHAPTFDEIITV; from the coding sequence TTGAAAGTAAGAGTTCTCGGAGCGGCTCAAGAAGTAGGTCGATCTGGATTTTTAGTAGATTGTAATGGAACAAATCTTTTGTTGGATTATGGGGTTTTATTTGGAAAAAGAGGGACTCCACCACAATATCCCTTGCATGTCAAACCAAAGGATGTTGATTCAATAATTATCACCCACGCACATCTTGATCATTCAGGTTATGTTCCATCAATGTTTGTTAGTGGAAATTCGAGAGTATATGCAACTCCACCAACCATTGAGCTAAGTCGGTTACTAATTGAAGATATGCTCAAAATTGAAAAAAATACACATCCATTTGACATTCCAGAAGTAAATAACATGATTAAAAATACCAAAGAAATTGGTTACAAAGAAAGGATAAACCGCGGTGCTGCCTCCTTTGAATTTAGAGAATCAGGACATGTGATTGGCGGGGCCACAGTTTTACTGGAATCAGAAAAAAAGAAGTTATTCTACACAGGGGATATCAACGTTAAAGGTTCCAGAATGCTTCGAAAGGCAGATCTTGATGTAGGCGAAATTGACTTGCTGATTACTGAGAGTACTTATTCCCAAACAGATCAAATGCCTCGCCAAGAATCCGAAGCAGGATTGATTGAATTTGCAAATGAAGTTATGGATAGAAAAGGAACTTTGTTTATTCCTTCTTTCTCAGTTGAACGCTCACAAGAGATTGCGTGTGTTTTGAAAAATTCTAATTTTAAGCACAAAATTATCATGGATGGAATGGCATTGAAGGTGAATGAGATCATGTTTAGATATCCAGAGTATCTCCGAGATCCAAAAGTATTTTCTGATGCAATAAATCAATCAGTATCTATTCATGATCATGAACAACGTAAAAGAGCGCTAGAAGAACCATGCGTCGTAATTTCTCCAGCTGGAATGTTGGTAGGAGGAAATGCAGTTTACTATCTTCAACATTTGGCATTTGATAACAAAAATGGAATTGCTTTGGTTTCATATCAAGGGGAAGGAACTCCTGGAAGAAAACTTTTGGAGACTGGAAAAGTTTCTACACGTGGAAAGGATTTGAAAGTTGAAGCACAAGTAAAACAGTTTGAGTTTTCTGGTCATTCAGACAGAAGTGAATTATTTGAAATGCTAAAACAGATCAAGGGAAATCCTAAAGTTTTAACTGTGCACGGAGACAATCAATCTTGTATAAAATTTGCAGAAGAGATTCATGAAAAATTTGGTTTTGAAGCTCATGCGCCAACATTTGATGAAATCATCACAGTCTAA
- a CDS encoding 4Fe-4S dicluster domain-containing protein — protein sequence MPIAILPDIDEQRCIGCALCVEICTSLGPDVLRVKPVEGWKRGKAFVFYPERCISDGACIGVCPTKSIFWMRPMNYTAGQPVPLHKNGVFIKGWAEDAAL from the coding sequence ATGCCAATAGCAATACTTCCAGACATCGATGAACAGAGATGTATCGGATGCGCACTATGTGTTGAAATCTGTACTTCTCTTGGCCCAGATGTACTTCGTGTAAAACCTGTTGAAGGTTGGAAGAGAGGTAAAGCATTTGTTTTCTATCCAGAGAGATGCATCTCAGACGGTGCATGCATTGGGGTTTGCCCAACAAAATCAATCTTCTGGATGAGACCAATGAATTACACTGCAGGACAACCTGTACCTCTTCACAAGAACGGAGTTTTCATCAAAGGATGGGCAGAAGACGCCGCTCTATAA
- a CDS encoding tRNA guanosine(15) transglycosylase TgtA: MFEIIKSDLAARIGILQTNHGKIETPAFVPVIHPVKQSIPAKKFRELGFDLVITNAYITKNNYGEEAIQRGIHDIIGFDGSVMTDSGGYQVLEYGKVKVSHEEMAKFETGIKTDIAIPLDKPTGFGLPKKLALDYVRHTLDVSKKTLESSEDNGQIWVGPIQGGEHFDLVKKSTQALVNQGFQMLALGSPVEFMESYEYKLLAEMIVAAKKQIPPSIPLHLFGAGHPLTIPFAVALGCDTFDSASYMLYAKQDRYITEDGTRHLTEIKQFSCNCEVCSKFLPSELSGLSYEDKKNNLALHNLYAIKSEVERVKESIHEGRLWEYVIKKARAHPKLFETIGVFTHNAKYFIKTTPKFKEKAIFLFSKEDQFRPEIQSFHNIVRKFRTKNKTLVIFKETKLKPAYLSSEYKRLEKKFKDIDLVQFCIYNPFLGLIPIEISDMFPASHYVMADTKREPKDHTEFGKTWEVFFAKNNFANVYFDREDEFLEFFAKKIPRSARKKSLN, encoded by the coding sequence TTGTTTGAAATAATAAAAAGTGATCTTGCTGCAAGAATTGGAATACTACAGACAAATCACGGAAAGATTGAAACACCTGCATTTGTTCCTGTAATTCATCCTGTAAAACAATCTATTCCAGCAAAAAAATTTCGTGAGCTTGGTTTTGATCTTGTAATAACTAACGCATACATTACAAAAAATAATTATGGAGAGGAAGCCATCCAAAGAGGAATTCATGACATAATTGGTTTTGATGGTTCAGTAATGACTGATTCAGGAGGATATCAAGTTCTTGAATACGGAAAGGTCAAAGTTTCACATGAAGAGATGGCAAAATTTGAGACAGGAATCAAAACAGACATTGCAATTCCTTTGGACAAGCCAACGGGATTTGGATTACCGAAGAAGCTTGCCTTAGATTATGTCAGACACACACTTGATGTATCAAAGAAAACATTAGAGTCAAGTGAGGATAACGGGCAGATTTGGGTTGGCCCAATTCAAGGAGGAGAGCATTTTGATTTGGTGAAAAAATCAACTCAAGCACTTGTAAACCAGGGATTTCAAATGCTTGCGCTTGGGAGTCCAGTTGAATTTATGGAATCATACGAGTACAAACTATTAGCAGAGATGATTGTGGCTGCAAAAAAGCAGATTCCTCCTTCTATTCCACTACATCTTTTTGGCGCCGGACATCCACTAACGATTCCCTTTGCGGTGGCACTTGGTTGCGATACATTTGATTCTGCCTCTTACATGCTATATGCAAAACAAGATAGATACATCACAGAGGATGGCACTCGTCATCTTACAGAGATAAAGCAATTTTCATGCAACTGTGAGGTATGCTCTAAATTTTTGCCTAGTGAGTTGTCGGGTCTATCCTATGAAGACAAGAAGAACAATCTTGCATTGCATAATTTGTATGCAATAAAATCTGAAGTAGAAAGAGTCAAAGAGTCAATTCATGAAGGCAGATTGTGGGAATATGTCATAAAAAAGGCACGCGCACATCCAAAACTCTTTGAGACTATTGGTGTTTTTACCCATAATGCAAAATATTTCATAAAAACAACTCCCAAATTCAAAGAAAAGGCAATCTTTCTCTTTTCAAAAGAAGACCAATTTAGGCCAGAGATTCAATCATTTCATAATATAGTGAGAAAGTTTAGGACCAAAAACAAGACATTAGTAATTTTCAAAGAGACAAAACTAAAGCCAGCGTATTTATCATCAGAATACAAAAGACTGGAAAAAAAATTCAAAGATATTGATTTGGTGCAATTTTGCATCTACAATCCATTTTTGGGATTGATTCCAATTGAGATTTCAGATATGTTTCCTGCATCTCATTATGTAATGGCAGATACAAAAAGAGAGCCAAAAGACCATACAGAATTTGGAAAGACATGGGAAGTATTCTTTGCAAAAAATAATTTTGCTAATGTTTACTTTGATAGGGAAGATGAATTTTTAGAATTCTTTGCAAAAAAGATTCCAAGATCAGCTAGAAAAAAATCTCTAAATTAA
- a CDS encoding AAA family ATPase → MSLVITGNPGVGKHTIANEIATKLNSEICDINKIALESNFYEKNNGVIDVDVKKIKRYLKKKVLKNSITVGHLAPYVLSNDQVRKVIILRKNPYKLNSIYKKRRYSKKKTIENLDSEILGIIAHDSIKEFGKTKCIQIDTTNKTIQKTVQDVMKAIKGNKQSDNVDWLSLIAEKDHLKKFFSY, encoded by the coding sequence ATGTCGCTAGTAATTACAGGGAATCCTGGAGTTGGAAAACACACCATAGCAAATGAAATTGCAACAAAATTAAATTCTGAAATTTGTGATATTAACAAAATTGCTTTAGAATCAAATTTTTATGAGAAAAATAATGGTGTGATTGATGTAGATGTAAAAAAAATCAAGCGTTATTTGAAGAAAAAAGTTTTAAAAAATTCAATTACAGTTGGTCATTTGGCGCCATATGTGTTATCAAACGATCAAGTAAGAAAAGTAATCATTTTAAGAAAAAACCCATACAAACTCAATTCAATTTATAAAAAAAGAAGATATTCAAAAAAGAAAACTATAGAGAACCTTGATAGTGAAATTTTAGGAATCATAGCTCATGATTCCATAAAAGAATTTGGAAAAACAAAGTGCATTCAAATCGATACCACTAACAAGACTATTCAAAAAACGGTACAGGACGTAATGAAAGCAATTAAAGGAAATAAACAAAGTGATAATGTTGACTGGCTCAGCCTAATAGCAGAGAAAGATCATTTAAAAAAATTCTTTTCCTACTGA